Proteins encoded together in one Lathyrus oleraceus cultivar Zhongwan6 chromosome 5, CAAS_Psat_ZW6_1.0, whole genome shotgun sequence window:
- the LOC127082854 gene encoding cytokinin dehydrogenase 6 yields MLHFNLLHPLTTNLSSMKKLRYPCFNLVREYNILFIKCFMILLISCITIRLNFSLSSIHFSLKSLPIEGNFSFDELDLKNAARDFGNRYQSHPMTVLHPKSVSDIAVTVKHVWSLGPSSELTVAARGHGHSLQGQAQAHGGIVINMESLKVEGIKVYDGEFPYVDVSGGDLWINVLNETLKYGLAPRSWTDYLHLTVGGTLSNAGVSGQAFRHGPQISNVLKMEIVTGTGEVVNCSEKQNNELFYSVLGGLGQFGIITKARIKLEPAPVMVKWIRVLYSDFTAFTRDQEQLIFAEKAFDYIEGFVIKNRTGLVNNWRLSFNPQDPVQASKFKSDGRTLFCLELAKYFNLEESSEVNQEVEKHLSHLNYIQSTLFQTEVTYIDFLDRVHISEAKLRSKGLWDVPHPWLNLFIPKSKIHNFADTVFGNIVKETSNGPILIYPVNKSKWDERTSVVIPDEDIFYLVAFLASAIPSSNGGEGLEHILSQNKRILEYCEREDLGVKQYLAHYSTQEEWQTHYGPKWEIFKQRKSIYDPLAILAPGQGIFQKSITFSS; encoded by the exons ATGCTTCACTTTAACCTTCTTCACCCTTTAACTACCAACCTATCATCCATGAAAAAATTGAGATATCCATGTTTCAACCTTGTTAGAGAATACAACATTTTGTTCATAAAATGCTTCATGATTTTACTCATAAGCTGTATTACTATAAGACTTAATTTCTCTCTTTCAAGTATccatttttctttaaaatcaCTTCCTATAGAAGGAAACTTTAGCTTTGATGAACTTGACCTTAAAAATGCAGCTAGAGATTTCGGTAACCGGTACCAATCTCATCCTATGACAGTGCTTCATCCAAAATCAGTTTCTGATATTGCAGTTACCGTAAAGCATGTATGGAGTTTAGGTCCTAGCTCGGAGTTAACGGTTGCGGCTAGAGGACATGGTCATTCGCTTCAAGGTCAAGCTCAAGCTCATGGAGGAATTGTGATTAATATGGAATCGCTTAAAGTTGAAGGGATTAAGGTGTATGATGGAGAGTTTCCTTATGTGGATGTTTCAGGAGGTGATTTGTGGATAAATGTTTTGAATGAGACATTGAAGTATGGTTTGGCACCAAGATCTTGGACAGATTATTTGCATTTGACAGTTGGTGGTACTTTGTCGAATGCTGGTGTTAGTGGTCAGGCTTTTAGACATGGTCCACAGATCAGTAATGTTCTGAAAATGGAGATTGTCACAG GAACTGGAGAGGTAGTAAACTGttctgaaaagcaaaacaatGAACTCTTTTACAGTGTACTTGGAGGCTTAGGACAGTTTGGCATTATAACAAAAGCAAGAATCAAGCTGGAGCCAGCACCTGTCATG GTTAAGTGGATTAGAGTGCTATATTCAGATTTCACAGCATTCACAAGAGACCAAGAGCAACTAATCTTTGCTGAAAAAGCTTTTGATTATATTGAAGGATTTGTGATTAAAAACAGAACTGGTTTGGTAAATAACTGGAGATTATCTTTCAATCCTCAAGATCCAGTTCAAGCTAGCAAGTTCAAATCAGATGGAAGAACTCTTTTCTGCCTTGAATTGGCCAAATACTTCAATCTAGAAGAATCTTCGGAAGTAAATCAG GAAGTTGAGAAACACTTGTCCCACTTGAACTATATTCAATCAACACTTTTTCAAACAGAAGTCACATATATTGACTTTTTAGACAGAGTACATATCTCAGAAGCTAAATTGCGTTCAAAAGGCTTATGGGATGTTCCTCATCCATGGCTCAATCTTTTCATACCCAAATCCAAAATCCATAATTTTGCAGATACAGTCTTTGGCAATATTGTCAAAGAAACAAGCAACGGTCCTATCCTTATCTACCCGGTCAATAAATCAAA GTGGGACGAGAGAACATCAGTTGTTATTCCGGATGAAGATATTTTCTATTTAGTGGCATTTTTAGCATCTGCAATTCCTTCATCAAATGGAGGAGAAGGGCTTGAACACATTCTAAGTCAGAACAAAAGAATTTTGGAATATTGTGAAAGGGAAGATCTTGGAGTAAAGCAATATTTGGCCCACTATAGTACACAAGAAGAATGGCAGACACATTATGGTCCAAAATGGGAGATTTTCAAGCAAAGAAAATCTATTTATGATCCATTGGCAATACTTGCTCCTGGCCAAGGaatatttcaaaaatcaataactTTTTCATCATGA